The Pseudomonadota bacterium nucleotide sequence GTATTGCGGCACCTGGAAATGCCTCTAAAGCTTTTGCCACCAACGGATCTTTTGCGGTTTCAGCAAAAATCTTTTCCTTCTTCGTTTCATTTTGTTCAAAAAGTGTAGGCATTCCCTCTTGTGTGGAAACAATGACGTCCCAATGCACATTTGTCCACTGTTTTAATAACTGGCCCAAGCGTTTGGGTAAACTCTGAGGCGCTTTGTCATTGAGTCGCATTTCAATTTTGCCAGGGGCGTAGCTGACTAAGTGCACATTGTTTTTTAAGTGCGCCAATACTAGGGGTTCCCTTTGTTTGGCGATAAAATCAACAACTTCAACGAAAGTTTTTGGTAAATTCGATGCAGCATTATTATCAGATTGCACTGTTTGTGGTTTGACCGTCTCCGATTTACCCATGTCTGGTTTGGTTGGCTGTTGCGGAATCGATACAACGTTCTTTGCAGGCGCATTTTGTATGAGCGATTCAAAAGAAGGCAAAGTACTGGCATAGACAAGTCGCAAAATCACCATCTGACAGGCTTGCTGAGGCACTGGGGCACTTTGGGCTTCGTGGAGTCCTTTCAAAGTAATTTGCCACAGACGATTAAGCGTTGGCATGGTAAGAGACTGTGCCAAATTCTGTGCTTCAGTATGATCAATTGCAGGTATGGAGGAGGCGTTAGCGGCGGCAGAAACGTTCAATAGTGTAAGCCCATGGATCATCTCAAGCAGGTCATTTAAGAGGGTGAGTGGGTCAGTACCGATACTATAAAGCTCTTGTACCAGATCCAATACCGGTTGTGTTTCGCCCTTAATAATCGCCTTGAGAAGTGTAAAGAGCTTGCCAGCTTCAGCCAGTCCCAGCATATCGCTGGCACTTTGGGCCGTGACCTTGCCATCGCTTAGAGCAATAGCTTGGTCTAAAAGCGAGAGTCCATCTCGACCTGATCCGTCGGCAGCACGCGCTAGTAGGGTAATTGCTTTTTCGTCCGCTTGAACTTTTTCCTGTTTGCAAACCCAAGTCAGATGTTTTTGCAAGGTTTCAAGATCCCAACGTCTGAGTTCAAAACACATGCAACGGGAGATTACGGTTTTGGGAACTTTTTGAACTTCAGTGGTGGCAAAGATAAACTTCACATGTGCGGGTGGCTCTTCCAAGGTTTTCAAGAGAGCATTAAAGGCACTTTTGGAGAGCATGTGCACTTCATCGATAATGTAAACCTTGTATTGAGAGGAGACAGGTTTGTATTTTGCATTTTCGATGATCTCGCGAATGTCTTCAACACCCGTGCGACTGGCTGCATCCATTTCAATTACGTCAATATTA carries:
- the dnaX gene encoding DNA polymerase III subunit gamma/tau — encoded protein: MSSQPDYKTSPKVDEYRVSARKYRPTKFADLVGQDVLVRVLTNGLKAGKLPHAILLTGIRGIGKTTTARILARALNCTGRDVTAAPDPCGACDSCQTIGQDRNIDVIEMDAASRTGVEDIREIIENAKYKPVSSQYKVYIIDEVHMLSKSAFNALLKTLEEPPAHVKFIFATTEVQKVPKTVISRCMCFELRRWDLETLQKHLTWVCKQEKVQADEKAITLLARAADGSGRDGLSLLDQAIALSDGKVTAQSASDMLGLAEAGKLFTLLKAIIKGETQPVLDLVQELYSIGTDPLTLLNDLLEMIHGLTLLNVSAAANASSIPAIDHTEAQNLAQSLTMPTLNRLWQITLKGLHEAQSAPVPQQACQMVILRLVYASTLPSFESLIQNAPAKNVVSIPQQPTKPDMGKSETVKPQTVQSDNNAASNLPKTFVEVVDFIAKQREPLVLAHLKNNVHLVSYAPGKIEMRLNDKAPQSLPKRLGQLLKQWTNVHWDVIVSTQEGMPTLFEQNETKKEKIFAETAKDPLVAKALEAFPGAAIQSVEPTHAARG